In Cloacibacillus sp., a single window of DNA contains:
- a CDS encoding amidohydrolase family protein, whose translation MEKFELLIRGGDVILPGCAEPSSVNIAVSGGRVASLTAEEPPAAVVIDAAGLCVSPGFIDTHMHDEEAEDGNTVEQALLRQGVTTAIAGNCGSGPLAADIRPYRRNPWLNLGYLTGHTKLRESSGVTDIYAASPPDAIEKMSGLLLHELENEGSFGLSFGLEYMPNTSAEEIEALLKVASSYQNIWIPVHIRADGPAAVEAVDEIIGYAHKYPLRFQISHTGSMCAFGRLSEVLDHISAAVANGCDITFDCYPYDAFCTNLGSAVFDEGFEERWGRGCAYLEVGSGPYRGKFLSEDGLYAKLRKEAPETLIIAHVINGAEVEECLMHPRCAVASDSILLKGHGHPRAAGTFPRAINIMRKKGLSLVEAVRKCTSLPAAMAFLDKGEIKPGADADFVLFDPQRLRDRATFAEELLPPEGVEWVIIGGEAAVHKNEILGGPKGRLITRQTFAAV comes from the coding sequence ATGGAAAAATTTGAGCTTCTTATCCGGGGAGGGGATGTCATACTCCCCGGATGCGCCGAACCATCCAGTGTCAACATCGCCGTCAGCGGCGGCCGCGTAGCGTCGCTGACGGCGGAGGAGCCTCCTGCGGCCGTGGTTATTGACGCCGCGGGGCTCTGCGTTTCGCCCGGTTTTATCGACACCCATATGCACGACGAAGAGGCCGAAGACGGAAATACGGTCGAGCAGGCGCTTTTGCGGCAGGGGGTCACGACGGCGATCGCCGGAAACTGCGGCTCCGGTCCGCTGGCGGCCGATATCAGACCCTATAGGAGGAACCCTTGGCTTAATCTGGGCTATCTGACGGGACATACAAAGCTTCGGGAAAGTTCCGGGGTGACGGATATATATGCCGCCTCGCCGCCTGATGCGATAGAAAAGATGAGCGGGCTGCTCCTTCATGAACTTGAAAATGAGGGTTCTTTCGGCCTATCTTTCGGCCTTGAGTATATGCCTAATACCTCGGCGGAAGAGATCGAAGCGCTTCTTAAAGTTGCCAGCAGCTACCAAAATATATGGATACCGGTGCACATCCGCGCCGACGGCCCCGCCGCGGTGGAGGCTGTGGACGAAATAATCGGCTATGCCCATAAATATCCGCTGCGCTTCCAGATATCGCACACCGGCAGCATGTGCGCCTTCGGTCGTCTCTCCGAGGTGCTTGACCACATCTCCGCCGCCGTCGCCAACGGCTGTGACATAACCTTCGACTGTTACCCATACGACGCCTTCTGTACCAACCTCGGTTCGGCGGTCTTCGACGAAGGTTTTGAAGAGAGGTGGGGACGCGGCTGCGCATATCTGGAGGTTGGCAGCGGGCCGTACCGTGGAAAATTTCTCTCTGAGGACGGCCTTTACGCAAAACTGCGAAAAGAGGCTCCCGAGACCCTTATCATTGCCCATGTGATAAACGGGGCCGAGGTCGAGGAATGCCTCATGCACCCGCGCTGCGCCGTCGCCTCGGACTCAATTCTTCTCAAGGGGCACGGACATCCGCGCGCCGCGGGAACCTTCCCGCGCGCGATAAATATCATGCGGAAAAAGGGGCTGAGCCTCGTTGAGGCGGTGCGGAAATGCACATCGCTGCCGGCGGCGATGGCCTTCCTCGATAAAGGTGAAATCAAACCCGGAGCTGACGCCGACTTTGTACTCTTTGACCCTCAGCGGCTGCGTGACCGGGCAACATTCGCCGAAGAGCTTCTGCCTCCCGAGGGCGTCGAGTGGGTCATCATCGGCGGAGAGGCCGCCGTACATAAAAACGAGATTCTTGGAGGCCCCAAAGGAAGGCTGATCACCCGCCAAACCTTCGCGGCTGTATAA
- a CDS encoding TIGR00366 family protein, whose protein sequence is MTEKKSKLNLLMPHTYVLLFFLIVIATIGTYVVPAGLYDRITDPHTGRMVVDPTTYHIVKSTPVDPFAMFISVYKGLVQAADIIFFIMISYACFYLVLVSGALNAAMGALLRATKGRDAFVMPLFMYLFATAATFFGMFEEAFGFIPIFVGLAVAMGYDALVGMSVVAMGCGLGFAAAFMNPFTVGLAQKISELPLFSGLGFRIVSWFVFVTMGVIWMMRYAAKVRKDPSKSLMKGIDVGALALDHNELVDSKFTGRNKAVLLVLFIGMCFLVWGVLTRGWYFDELCGLLLVTGIACGLANGYGPSRIAQIFIDAWKDIIFGACVVGISRGVLVVMQQGQIIDTVIYALAAPLSGLPKWVAAEGMLFVQTLINFFIPSGSGQAATTIPIMSPLSDILGIPRQVAVLAYQYGDGFSNILWPTTNLPVMCSLAKVPIEKWWKYFIPFFLLLFAVQMVFIFVVIMINYQ, encoded by the coding sequence ATGACGGAAAAGAAATCAAAGCTTAATCTTCTTATGCCACACACCTACGTTCTTCTTTTCTTTCTGATCGTCATTGCGACCATTGGAACCTATGTTGTGCCGGCAGGTTTATACGACCGTATCACTGACCCTCATACGGGGCGTATGGTCGTCGATCCGACGACCTATCATATCGTCAAGTCAACGCCGGTGGACCCCTTCGCAATGTTCATCAGCGTCTATAAGGGGCTTGTCCAGGCAGCCGATATTATATTCTTTATAATGATCTCATACGCATGTTTCTATCTCGTCCTCGTCAGCGGCGCGCTTAACGCTGCGATGGGCGCCCTGCTGCGCGCAACGAAGGGGCGCGACGCCTTCGTCATGCCGCTCTTCATGTATCTATTCGCCACCGCCGCCACCTTCTTTGGCATGTTTGAGGAGGCCTTCGGGTTTATACCGATCTTCGTCGGACTTGCCGTCGCGATGGGTTATGACGCGCTGGTCGGCATGTCCGTCGTCGCGATGGGATGCGGCCTCGGCTTTGCCGCCGCCTTTATGAACCCCTTCACGGTCGGCCTCGCGCAGAAGATATCGGAGCTGCCGCTCTTCTCGGGACTCGGTTTCCGCATCGTATCATGGTTTGTTTTTGTGACGATGGGCGTCATCTGGATGATGCGCTATGCGGCGAAGGTGAGAAAAGACCCCAGCAAGAGCCTCATGAAGGGTATCGACGTCGGCGCGCTGGCGCTCGACCACAACGAACTTGTTGATTCAAAGTTCACCGGACGCAATAAGGCGGTCCTTCTCGTCCTGTTTATCGGAATGTGCTTCTTGGTATGGGGCGTGCTTACAAGGGGCTGGTATTTCGACGAGCTCTGCGGACTGCTCCTCGTTACGGGCATCGCCTGCGGCCTGGCTAACGGATACGGTCCCAGCCGCATAGCGCAGATATTTATCGACGCCTGGAAGGATATCATCTTCGGAGCCTGCGTCGTCGGCATCTCGCGCGGGGTGCTCGTCGTCATGCAGCAGGGACAGATCATCGACACCGTCATTTATGCGCTGGCGGCGCCTCTGAGCGGACTGCCGAAATGGGTGGCCGCCGAAGGGATGCTCTTCGTACAGACCCTGATAAACTTTTTCATCCCCTCCGGCTCGGGACAGGCGGCGACCACCATCCCTATCATGTCCCCGCTTTCTGACATCCTTGGCATTCCGCGCCAGGTAGCGGTCCTCGCCTACCAGTACGGCGACGGTTTTTCTAATATCCTCTGGCCGACGACGAATCTGCCGGTCATGTGCAGCCTCGCGAAGGTGCCGATTGAGAAGTGGTGGAAGTACTTCATTCCCTTCTTCCTCCTCCTCTTCGCTGTGCAGATGGTATTCATCTTCGTCGTGATAATGATCAACTATCAATAA